A genomic stretch from Solanum stenotomum isolate F172 chromosome 8, ASM1918654v1, whole genome shotgun sequence includes:
- the LOC125874828 gene encoding V-type proton ATPase subunit c''1-like — protein MAGPSSSWSRALVQISPYTFSAIGIAIAIGVSVLGAAWGIYITGSSLIGAAIKAPRITSKNLISVIFCEAVAIYGVIVAIILQTKLENVPASQIYAPESLRAGYAIFASGIIVGFANLVCGLCVGIIGSSCALSDAQNSSLFVKILVIEIFGSALGLFGVIVGIIMSAQASWPSKGA, from the exons ATGGCGGGTCCATCGAGCTCATGGTCGCGAGCGTTAGTGCAGATCTCTCCGTACACCTTCTCCGCTATCGGAATTGCCATTGCTATCGGCGTTTCAGTCCTTGGTGCTGCTTG GGGAATATATATAACTGGAAGTAGTTTGATTGGTGCTGCGATCAAAGCTCCTCGGATTACCTCCAAAAATCTGATTAG TGTAATTTTTTGTGAAGCGGTTGCTATATATGGTGTTATTGTGGCCATCATTCTTCAAACAAAGCTCGAGAATGTACCTGCCTCACAGATTTATGCACCAGAATCTCTTAGAGCTGGCTATGCAATTTTTGCTTCTGGTATCATTGTGGGCTTTGCCAATCTTGTCTGTGG GTTGTGCGTTGGAATAATTGGAAGCAGCTGTGCTTTATCTGATGCACAGAACTCCTCACTTTTCGTTAAGATCCTCGTGATCGAGATTTTTGGTAGTGCACTTGGGCTGTTCGGTGTTATTGTGGGAATTATCATGTCAGCTCAAGCATCTTGGCCATCCAAGGGTGCATAA
- the LOC125874807 gene encoding 2-oxoglutarate-dependent dioxygenase AOP2-like, with translation MGSLTVSHKLPVIDFTMENLEPGTNSWSKTSKEAVCALEEYGYFVALYDKVSLKIHDDVFQALEELFELPTQKKVQNKSSKPLYGYVGQIPFIPLYESMGIDNANTLEGIQNFTNFMWPNGNNDFSQALLAYSKAAAELEEMVVKMVFESYGVEKYYEPHVKSVNYLARVMKYREAQVEEAKLGFVAHTDKSFMSTIHQTNQVNGLEIKGKDGQWFGVELSPSSIVVMAGDAIMAWSNNRIKSPHHRVMMGEEKGARYSIAQFSFMEDSLMVETPKELVDEEHPLLFNSFNHLDYLKFFSKEENRRLECALKSYCGV, from the exons atGGGTTCTCTAACAGTTTCCCACAAACTTCCTGTTATTGATTTCACCATGGAGAATTTGGAACCAGGTACAAATTCATGGTCCAAAACAAGTAAAGAAGCTGTTTGTGCTCTTGAAGAGTATGGTTATTTTGTAGCATTATATGATAAAGTTTCATTAAAAATCCATGATGATGTTTTTCAAGCACTAGAAGAGTTGTTTGAACTTCCAACTCagaaaaaagtacaaaataagTCTAGTAAACCTTTGTATGGTTATGTTGGGCAAATCCCATTTATTCCTCTTTATGAGAGTATGGGCATTGATAATGCTAATACACTTGAAGGTATCCAAAATTTCACCAATTTCATGTGGCCTAATGGAAACAATGATTTTag cCAAGCATTGCTAGCATACTCAAAAGCAGCAGCAGAATTAGAAGAAATGGTGGTGAAAATGGTTTTTGAGAGCTATGGTGTAGAGAAATACTATGAACCACATGTCAAATCAGTGAATTATCTAGCTAGAGTAATGAAATATAGAGAAGCACAAGTAGAAGAAGCAAAACTGGGATTTGTTGCTCATACAGACAAGAGCTTCATGTCAACAATTCATCAGACCAATCAAGTTAATGGTTTGGAGATCAAAGGGAAAGATGGACAGTGGTTTGGAGTTGAGCTTTCCCCTTCCTCCATCGTCGTCATGGCTGGGGACGCGATCATG GCATGGAGCAACAATAGGATAAAATCGCCACATCATAGAGTGATGATGGGGGAAGAAAAAGGAGCAAGATACTCCATAGCACAATTTTCATTCATGGAAGATTCACTAATGGTTGAAACACCAAAAGAGCTTGTTGATGAAGAGCACCCTTTACTATTCAACTCATTCAATCATCTTGATTATCTAAAGTTCTTTAGCAAAGAGGAAAATAGAAGACTTGAATGTGCTCTCAAAAGCTATTGTGGTGTTTGA
- the LOC125874806 gene encoding probable 2-oxoglutarate-dependent dioxygenase AOP1 produces MGSLTTPPKLLVVDFNNEELRPGTTTWESTCKEIRHAFENHGCFIALYDKISPQLQKSIFQDNSQQLFELPLKKKVLNISEKPYHGYVGQISFLPNHEAFGIDYATTSQGIQTFSNLMWPQGNDSFCESSLMFSKIVAELDNKVVRMLFESYGIVKNCESYLESTTYLLRYLKYNTPKTKETSMVFPPHTDKTFTTILYQNHISGLEVQTRDLQWITLEFPPSSFVVMAGEALRGWSNDRVLTPIHKVIMDINGSETRYTMGLFTFLKDDKIIEVAEELIDEEHPLKFKPFVHLDLIKFFDTERGRRSQNLVEDFCGV; encoded by the exons ATGGGTTCTCTAACAACTCCACCAAAACTACTAGTGGTAGACTTCAACAATGAAGAATTAAGGCCAGGCACAACTACTTGGGAATCTACATGTAAAGAAATTAGACATGCCTTTGAAAACCATGGTTGTTTCATAGCACTTTATGACAAAATTTCACCCCAACTTCAAAAATCCATTTTTCAAGATAATTCACAACAGTTATTTGAACTTCCTTTAAAGAAAAAAGTCCTAAACATTAGTGAAAAGCCTTATCATGGTTATGTTGGCCAAATTTCATTTCTACCTAATCATGAAGCTTTTGGTATTGATTATGCAACTACTTCTCAAGGTATTCAAACCTTTTCCAACCTCATGTGGCCacaaggaaatgactctttctg TGAGAGTTCGTTGATGTTTTCCAAGATTGTGGCGGAGTTGGACAACAAGGTTGTTAGAATGTTGTTTGAGAGCTATGGAATCGTGAAAAATTGTGAATCATATCTTGAATCAACCACATATCTCCTTCGATATTTGAAATATAACACACCAAAGACGAAGGAAACTAGTATGGTGTTTCCCCCTCATACCGATAAAACGTTCACAACCATACTATACCAAAATCACATTTCAGGGTTGGAAGTTCAAACTCGAGACCTTCAATGGATAACTCTTGAGTTTCCACCATCTTCTTTTGTAGTCATGGCTGGTGAAGCACTCAGA ggATGGAGCAATGATAGGGTGCTTACACCAATACATAAGGTAATTATGGATATAAATGGGAGTGAAACAAGGTATACTATGggattatttacttttttaaagGATGATAAAATTATAGAAGTGGCTGAAGAATTAATTGATGAAGAACATCCATTGAAGTTTAAGCCATTTGTTCATCTTGATTTGATCAAGTTTTTTGACACAGAACGTGGTCGAAGATCACAGAATTTAGTTGAAGATTTTTGTGGTGTTTga